Proteins co-encoded in one Deltaproteobacteria bacterium genomic window:
- the priA gene encoding primosomal protein N': MPRYADIAVPVVVHTAFTYELPEACAAQCRPGCRVVVPFRRKQVVGIILQTETTPPPTARCKPIAALCDPEPVLNAQLLELVQWISRYYAAPIGEVCRAALPTALFRAGKPLGRPRRAAHLHQEHTLSDAAAITLNAAQHMAADAIAATIRDHAFRAFLLHGITGSGKTEVYLAAVERCLAAHRQAIVLLPEIGLTPQLLAHLSARFGDAIALYHSDLTEAERLHQWQRMARGEARVCCGTRSAVFAPFDRLGCIIVDEEHDASYKQEDDPRYHARDVAVRRAQAAQAAVVLGSATPSLESFHNVGLAKYTLLPLTERPTGQPLPTVSVIDLREHAAGTPDAALLSAPLRVAMHDTLARGEQVLLFLNRRGFATMSLCRDCGHIFRCPNCAISLTLHHSKAQLRCHYCEFTINVPRSCPACGSAQLKAVGSGTERIEQLLQTQFPTARIARMDRDTSTSRHRRHGTLRAMHSGTVDILIGTQMITKGHDFPRVTLVGVILADLSLYLPDFRAAERTFQLLTQVAGRAGRADRPGQVIIQTYTPEHYSLLCARGHDYAAFVSEETKLRADLNYPPFGRLLNIRLSGNHEAQVHAYAEQLANALHRFGGTESPATSHQSSVTSHPFSLLGPAPSPREKIAGKYRWQILLKLPDTRAAAGLTQLIRRHSEQEGTTGVHVAIDVDPVHLL, translated from the coding sequence ATGCCTCGCTACGCTGACATTGCCGTTCCGGTGGTCGTGCATACCGCGTTTACTTACGAACTGCCGGAGGCCTGTGCCGCGCAATGCCGACCGGGATGTCGCGTCGTGGTCCCGTTTCGCCGCAAACAGGTCGTCGGCATTATCCTACAGACCGAGACCACGCCGCCGCCGACCGCGCGCTGTAAGCCAATCGCGGCGCTGTGCGATCCGGAGCCGGTCCTGAATGCGCAGCTCCTCGAACTCGTGCAATGGATCAGCCGCTACTACGCCGCGCCGATCGGAGAAGTCTGTCGCGCCGCGCTCCCAACCGCGTTGTTTCGCGCGGGAAAACCATTGGGACGACCGCGCCGCGCCGCCCATTTACATCAAGAACATACACTCAGCGACGCTGCCGCGATCACCTTGAATGCAGCGCAGCACATGGCCGCCGACGCAATCGCCGCCACGATCCGCGACCACGCATTCCGTGCGTTTCTGCTGCACGGCATCACCGGCAGCGGCAAAACCGAAGTCTATTTAGCCGCCGTGGAACGTTGTCTGGCGGCGCATCGCCAAGCGATTGTGCTGTTGCCGGAGATCGGACTCACGCCGCAGCTGTTGGCCCATCTCAGCGCCCGCTTCGGTGACGCGATCGCGCTGTATCACAGCGACTTGACCGAAGCCGAACGGCTGCATCAATGGCAACGGATGGCCCGCGGCGAAGCGCGCGTCTGTTGCGGAACCCGCTCCGCCGTCTTCGCCCCGTTCGATCGACTCGGCTGCATCATCGTCGATGAAGAACACGACGCCTCGTACAAACAGGAAGACGATCCGCGCTATCACGCGCGCGACGTGGCGGTGCGCCGCGCGCAGGCCGCACAAGCCGCCGTCGTGCTCGGGTCGGCGACGCCGTCGTTGGAGAGCTTCCACAACGTGGGCCTCGCGAAATATACGCTGTTACCACTCACGGAGCGACCAACCGGCCAACCGCTCCCGACCGTTTCCGTGATCGACTTGCGCGAACACGCCGCGGGCACGCCGGACGCGGCCCTGCTTTCGGCGCCGTTGCGCGTGGCGATGCACGACACGCTCGCGCGCGGCGAACAAGTGCTGTTGTTTTTGAACCGTCGCGGCTTCGCAACGATGTCGCTGTGTCGCGACTGCGGCCACATTTTTCGCTGTCCGAACTGCGCGATCAGCTTGACACTCCATCACAGCAAAGCGCAACTCCGCTGCCACTACTGCGAATTCACGATCAATGTGCCGCGCAGTTGCCCCGCCTGCGGATCCGCGCAACTCAAAGCGGTCGGCAGCGGCACAGAACGGATCGAACAACTGCTGCAGACGCAGTTCCCCACGGCGCGGATCGCGCGGATGGATCGCGACACCAGCACGTCGCGCCACCGCCGCCACGGGACGCTGCGTGCGATGCACAGCGGCACCGTGGACATCTTGATCGGCACCCAAATGATCACAAAGGGCCACGACTTCCCTCGCGTCACTTTGGTCGGCGTGATTTTGGCCGATCTCTCGCTCTATCTGCCGGATTTCCGCGCTGCGGAGCGGACGTTTCAACTGCTCACCCAAGTCGCCGGACGCGCCGGACGCGCGGACCGTCCCGGACAAGTGATCATCCAGACGTACACCCCGGAACATTACAGTTTGCTCTGCGCCCGCGGCCACGATTACGCCGCGTTCGTCAGCGAAGAGACAAAACTCCGCGCGGACTTGAACTATCCGCCGTTCGGCCGCTTGCTGAACATCCGCCTCAGCGGCAATCACGAAGCGCAAGTGCATGCCTATGCAGAACAATTGGCGAACGCGCTCCACCGATTCGGCGGAACAGAATCACCAGCCACCAGCCACCAGTCATCAGTCACTAGCCACCCCTTCTCCCTCCTCGGCCCCGCCCCATCGCCGCGCGAAAAAATCGCCGGCAAATATCGCTGGCAGATCCTGCTGAAACTCCCCGACACCCGCGCCGCCGCCGGACTCACCCAACTGATCCGTCGCCACAGCGAGCAAGAAGGCACCACCGGCGTCCACGTCGCGATCGACGTCGATCCGGTGCATTTGCTGTAA
- a CDS encoding methyltransferase domain-containing protein has product MKRVLQHRHQILLDDTVRMQAYTRAIRAIVRPGDIVADLGTGTGALAFLALDAGAAHVHAVEVEPHTLALARHEAAARGVADRITFYAGLAQAVRPKKLVDAIMTETLGSLGFDENILPLLCTARRVWLKPGGRIIPHGCALTIAPTEFVSWRRSWQLRDEAIPAAQLIANPQTSPVCAFRTARATAWQFSPTFRITRNATLTGFAGWFTLHLTPTIRFATGPHDPPTHWRQAFLPLRRPLTVTAGQRLKCWLRIAPDASLVNSIVEYDFERVGP; this is encoded by the coding sequence GTGAAAAGAGTATTGCAGCATCGGCATCAAATCCTGCTCGATGATACCGTCCGAATGCAAGCCTATACGCGCGCGATCCGCGCGATCGTGCGGCCCGGCGATATCGTGGCCGATCTCGGCACCGGGACTGGCGCGCTCGCATTTCTGGCGCTCGACGCAGGCGCGGCGCATGTGCATGCGGTCGAAGTCGAGCCGCACACATTAGCGCTCGCACGGCACGAGGCCGCTGCGCGCGGCGTCGCGGATCGGATCACGTTTTACGCCGGCCTCGCGCAAGCCGTCCGGCCAAAGAAACTCGTCGACGCCATTATGACCGAGACGCTCGGCTCGCTCGGATTCGATGAAAACATCCTCCCGCTACTCTGCACGGCTCGGCGCGTCTGGCTGAAGCCCGGCGGACGCATCATTCCGCACGGCTGCGCGCTCACGATCGCGCCGACCGAGTTTGTCTCGTGGCGTCGCTCGTGGCAGCTCCGGGACGAAGCCATTCCCGCTGCGCAGCTCATCGCAAATCCACAAACCAGCCCCGTGTGTGCATTTCGCACCGCCCGTGCGACCGCATGGCAGTTCAGTCCGACGTTTCGCATCACGCGCAACGCCACGTTAACCGGCTTCGCCGGTTGGTTCACACTCCATCTCACGCCGACGATCCGCTTTGCGACCGGTCCTCACGACCCGCCGACGCACTGGCGCCAGGCCTTTTTGCCGCTGCGTCGCCCGCTGACCGTGACCGCCGGCCAACGGCTCAAATGTTGGCTCCGGATCGCGCCCGACGCGTCACTCGTAAATAGTATTGTGGAGTACGACTTCGAGAGAGTAGGGCCATGA
- a CDS encoding M20/M25/M40 family metallo-hydrolase: MNIAWDSVSAEATGYLQQLLRIDTTNPPGNELAAARWLAAILAREGFSPQLIEPAPGRANVVCRYTTGGTDGPLLLSSHVDVVPAEAAHWTHPPFDGVLADGYIWGRGALDMKSMTIYQLMTLLLLKRHGLRVRRDVILAATADEEVGCQYGSAYLVEHHADLIRAAYALNEVGGMTLHIGAQRLYPIEVAQKGIVWVNVRARGTPGHGSKPHADMAVARLGQALHRLTTRRLPLHRTAAALDFVQAIAAASPVPQRWWLRGITLRGVGDYCARALPLNQQTAFLLATLHNTACPTSLRAGSGDSVNVIPSEAELSVDGRILPGQTQADFLAELQMLLGPGYEYEVIRYRAPLEQPRDTPLFATIARVVAAADPGARAVPFMITGFDDAHFYQRLGIVTYGFQPLRCPRGFDVVALAHAHDERIPLDGFHWGVRTLYDVVKEFVT, translated from the coding sequence ATGAACATCGCGTGGGACTCAGTCTCTGCCGAGGCGACCGGCTATTTGCAACAGCTGCTCCGGATCGACACTACGAATCCGCCGGGGAATGAGCTCGCGGCGGCCCGCTGGCTGGCCGCAATATTGGCCCGCGAGGGATTCTCGCCGCAGCTCATCGAGCCCGCACCCGGTCGTGCCAACGTGGTCTGCCGCTACACGACCGGCGGCACGGACGGCCCGCTGCTGCTCTCTTCGCACGTCGATGTCGTCCCCGCCGAGGCAGCGCATTGGACCCATCCGCCGTTCGACGGCGTGCTCGCGGACGGATATATTTGGGGCCGCGGCGCGCTCGACATGAAGTCGATGACGATTTACCAACTGATGACGCTGCTGCTGCTGAAGCGCCACGGACTCCGCGTGCGACGCGACGTGATTCTCGCCGCGACGGCCGACGAAGAAGTGGGCTGTCAGTACGGCAGCGCGTATTTAGTAGAACACCACGCCGATCTGATCCGTGCCGCGTATGCGTTGAATGAAGTCGGCGGGATGACGCTCCATATCGGCGCGCAACGCCTGTATCCGATCGAAGTGGCACAAAAAGGGATCGTCTGGGTGAACGTGCGCGCGCGCGGAACGCCAGGCCATGGATCGAAACCGCATGCCGATATGGCTGTGGCCCGTCTCGGACAGGCGCTGCACCGCTTAACGACGCGGCGTTTACCACTCCATCGCACCGCTGCCGCACTCGACTTTGTGCAGGCCATCGCGGCGGCGTCACCGGTACCGCAACGTTGGTGGCTGCGCGGCATCACGCTTCGCGGCGTCGGCGACTATTGCGCACGCGCATTGCCGCTGAACCAACAAACCGCGTTTCTACTCGCCACGCTCCACAACACCGCATGCCCGACCAGTCTGCGGGCCGGCAGCGGCGATTCCGTCAATGTGATCCCGTCGGAGGCGGAGTTGAGTGTCGACGGTCGGATCCTCCCGGGACAGACACAGGCCGATTTCTTGGCGGAGCTCCAAATGCTGCTCGGTCCCGGTTACGAGTACGAAGTCATTCGCTATCGCGCGCCGTTGGAGCAACCGCGCGACACGCCGCTCTTTGCGACCATTGCCCGCGTCGTCGCGGCGGCCGATCCGGGCGCGCGGGCCGTGCCGTTCATGATCACCGGATTCGACGATGCGCATTTCTATCAGCGGCTCGGCATCGTGACCTACGGCTTCCAGCCGCTGCGCTGTCCGCGCGGTTTTGACGTCGTTGCGCTGGCACACGCCCACGACGAACGGATCCCGCTCGACGGCTTTCACTGGGGCGTGCGGACGCTTTATGATGTGGTGAAGGAATTTGTGACGTGA
- a CDS encoding acyl-CoA thioesterase: MKTSRLAKLEGIPVRATRNTMMKVMQPPQANIYGYVHGGEIMKLVDEAAFVSAMRLARCNVVTAGVDQQNFLHPVRIGDVLILKSQVNYVGTTSMEVGVLVEAEDLKAGRVHKVGSAYFTMVALDDLGRPAAVPRLIVEATEDKARYRRAEARRQARLDFIKKHRS, encoded by the coding sequence ATGAAAACAAGCCGCTTAGCGAAGTTGGAAGGAATCCCCGTTCGGGCCACGCGAAATACGATGATGAAAGTCATGCAGCCGCCGCAAGCGAACATTTACGGATACGTGCACGGCGGCGAGATCATGAAGTTGGTCGACGAAGCCGCGTTCGTCTCGGCAATGCGACTGGCGCGCTGCAACGTCGTCACCGCCGGCGTGGATCAACAAAATTTTCTGCATCCGGTGCGGATCGGCGACGTATTGATCCTCAAATCGCAAGTCAATTATGTCGGTACGACCTCGATGGAAGTCGGCGTGTTAGTCGAGGCGGAAGACTTGAAGGCCGGTCGCGTCCATAAGGTCGGGAGTGCGTATTTCACCATGGTCGCGCTGGATGACTTAGGCCGGCCCGCCGCGGTGCCGCGCTTGATCGTCGAGGCAACGGAAGATAAAGCGCGCTACCGTCGAGCCGAGGCACGGCGCCAAGCGCGGCTCGACTTCATCAAGAAACATCGTTCATGA